From Pseudomonas arsenicoxydans:
AAAAATGCCCCTCACCCTCCAGGACGTGCACTTCGGCACGGCGGATGGTGCGGCGCAGGATATGCGCGTTGTACATCTGTACCAAGGTGTCGCGGTCGCCAGTGAGGATCAGCGTGCGTTGGCGCAGACGGAACAGCCGCAGCAGGCTTGTCCAGCCGACCAAGGCAGCGAGCTGATAGTAGTAGGTTCGCGGATTAACGGAGAGCATGCCTTTCACTACTCCAAAACGCAGCAGCGCCTGGATTGAATTGCGGGATCCCTCCTGCTTGCGGGACTTGGCACTTTTGCTTCTACCAAAAAACTCCAAGATGTCGGCGGGCTTCACTAGCACCACCGGGCCGGCGGAGGTCGCCGCGAGGATCAGCCGGCGCACCATGCTCGGGTGACGCAGGGCAAATTCTTGCGCCAATGCACCGCCCCAACTCACGCCGAACACATCGACTTGGTCGACTCCCAACTGCTTCAGCATCTCGGCGATCAAGTCGGCATGGCGCGGCAGACGCATCGGCCAGCGGGGCATTTGCGATTTGCCGACTCCTGGCATGTCCAACGTAATGGTCATGAAGTCCCCAAGTTCTTCGCGCAGCGAATCGAAGGTACGGATCAAGCCACCCAAGCCATTGAGCAGGAGCAGGGGCGAACCTTGACCACTGATCGAAACGTTCAACTGCAAGTCTTTAATGGTCAGTTTGCGCGTTGTCATCGTTTTCCCTTGCTGCACGTGGCTGAGATAGCAACGGTCGATAAGACACTAATAAAGGAACCCCTATCGTAACCGTCCGGGCAACACACCTTCCTGACACCGTCGCTTGAGGCGATGGTGTCCACCTAAATTTAAGTGGACACCATTTTTAGCCTTTTTTAAGCGGACGCCCATGCCACAAGAACGCCGTTCCTATTCCAAGTCCTTCAAGGCTCAGGTCATTGCCGAGTGCGCCCAGCCTGACACCTCAATTGCCAATGTCGCTTTGACCCACAATCTCAATGCCAACCTCGTCCATAAATGGATTCGGGTGCATGCGCAGAAAAATCTGGCACTGCAAACTGCCTTTATTCCGGTCAAGCCATTGCCTTCGACAGCGGCACCTCAAGTTCTTCCGGCCACGATTCGAATCGAAGTGCCTCATTCAAAAGGCGTAGTCGTGGTGAGTTGGCCGGCAGAAAATGCAGCGGCATGCTCCGCTTTCCTGCGAGACCTGCTGCGATGATTCGCATCGACACCATCTGGCTCGCCACCGAGCCCATGGACATGCGTGCCGGCACTGAAACCGCGCTCGCACGAGTTGTCGCGGTGTTCGGTGCGGCGAAGCCGCATTGTGCATATCTGTTCGCCAACCGCCGCGCCAATCGTATGAAAGTGTTGGTGCATGACGGTGTGGGGATTTGGCTTGCCGCCCGGCGCTTGAATCAAGGACGCTTCATTTGGCCAGGCGTGCGACACGGCTCTGAAGTCGAGTTGGATGCCGAGCAACTTCAGGCTTTGGTTCTCGGTTTGCCTTGGCAACGCGTCGGTTCCGGAGGAGCCATCACGGTGCTCTAACTCGTCTGCCATGGCGCGCTTGCCAGTGCAATTGGCCCATCAGTCTATCGTCGCCACCAGCCCTCTCTGGCAGAATCTGCGGCATGCCTTCGCATCCCAATCTCGATCATTTAAACCCTGAACAACTGCGTGCCTTGGCGGCGCAGTTGATCCAGCGCGTCGAGACGATGGACAAGCAAATCACTCATCACAAGTCGGTCAACGAGAAACTGGCCCACGAGATCGCGCTGCTCAAACGCTTCAAGTTTGCCAAGCGCAGCGAGCAGTTGAACCCGGATCAAGCCAGCCTGCTCGACGACTTGATCG
This genomic window contains:
- the tnpA gene encoding IS66-like element accessory protein TnpA, yielding MPQERRSYSKSFKAQVIAECAQPDTSIANVALTHNLNANLVHKWIRVHAQKNLALQTAFIPVKPLPSTAAPQVLPATIRIEVPHSKGVVVVSWPAENAAACSAFLRDLLR
- a CDS encoding alpha/beta fold hydrolase: MTTRKLTIKDLQLNVSISGQGSPLLLLNGLGGLIRTFDSLREELGDFMTITLDMPGVGKSQMPRWPMRLPRHADLIAEMLKQLGVDQVDVFGVSWGGALAQEFALRHPSMVRRLILAATSAGPVVLVKPADILEFFGRSKSAKSRKQEGSRNSIQALLRFGVVKGMLSVNPRTYYYQLAALVGWTSLLRLFRLRQRTLILTGDRDTLVQMYNAHILRRTIRRAEVHVLEGEGHFFVVTSAQRTAELIREFLCQQHDDEEPAPMIASGRPRPRLL
- the tnpB gene encoding IS66 family insertion sequence element accessory protein TnpB (TnpB, as the term is used for proteins encoded by IS66 family insertion elements, is considered an accessory protein, since TnpC, encoded by a neighboring gene, is a DDE family transposase.), whose protein sequence is MIRIDTIWLATEPMDMRAGTETALARVVAVFGAAKPHCAYLFANRRANRMKVLVHDGVGIWLAARRLNQGRFIWPGVRHGSEVELDAEQLQALVLGLPWQRVGSGGAITVL